In one Brevibacterium sp. CBA3109 genomic region, the following are encoded:
- a CDS encoding DUF6114 domain-containing protein, with translation MKEASASEQQTDEHQTDEQQASLLALSRRSRRAAERETATQREAPGTDHFEQGTNGSGPGGAQERSGFRHWSRQRPFISGLLVVLGGIELFFSSQLDTGNLQIQFGIEGLQATVIPIVLLLLGASAIFRPTHHVFYGIIALVLGVYSLIGVNLGGFIIGMLLSSIGAVLVVAWMGPRGPRAKKATRSKKSHAKELCAEASAAERRGNQESVSEERDS, from the coding sequence ATGAAAGAAGCATCAGCCAGCGAGCAGCAGACCGACGAGCACCAGACCGACGAGCAGCAAGCCAGTCTGCTCGCCTTGTCCCGGCGCAGTCGTCGTGCTGCTGAGCGCGAAACGGCTACCCAGCGGGAAGCGCCTGGCACGGACCACTTCGAGCAGGGGACCAACGGCTCGGGTCCAGGTGGCGCTCAGGAGCGTTCCGGTTTCCGTCATTGGTCTCGGCAGAGGCCTTTTATCAGCGGTTTGCTGGTCGTGCTCGGCGGAATCGAACTCTTCTTCTCCAGTCAGCTCGATACGGGAAATCTGCAGATTCAGTTCGGTATCGAGGGACTCCAAGCCACAGTCATTCCGATCGTGCTGCTGCTGCTGGGAGCCTCCGCGATCTTCCGACCCACGCACCACGTTTTCTACGGGATCATTGCGCTCGTCCTCGGCGTCTACTCGCTGATCGGGGTGAATCTTGGAGGGTTCATCATCGGCATGCTGCTGTCCAGCATCGGAGCGGTGCTCGTGGTCGCCTGGATGGGGCCACGCGGGCCTAGGGCCAAGAAGGCCACGAGGTCGAAGAAATCCCACGCGAAGGAACTGTGCGCTGAGGCGTCGGCGGCGGAACGGAGGGGAAACCAGGAATCCGTCAGCGAAGAGAGGGATTCATGA
- a CDS encoding alanine/glycine:cation symporter family protein, producing the protein MNPIIENSAQIHDTAVLDAFPISADRLTLSSPAANISATTDITAAGGVDQAIESFFGPIAEAFSNVVFYELPIGGVGIPLIVVWLMAAAVFLTIYLRFQPITGIKYSVGIIRGRFTRKTDPGQVSSFQALATELSGTVGLGNIAGVAVAITVGGPGAALWIIIFGFFAMTVKMAEATLGVKYRKVHADGTVSGGPMYYLRDGLAEIGRPKLGKFLAVFYAATTVIGVIGAGNLFQANQAAAILVKATGGESSFLDGKLWLIGVVIAAMTALVILGGIKKIGQWTSKLTPMMAILYFLSVIVILVLNVGEIPHAFALMFTGAFSPDGLTGGIIGVAIVGIQRALFSSAAGVGSAGMAHAASKTTKPATEGFVAMWEPLIDSVIICTLTSLAIITTGLYGSSSADGIGLTSEAFATVTGWFPILLTICVVLFAFSTILAYGYYGQQALGYLTGNSKKADKAYQVFWILAVIVGASMSLDSVIAFSDAIFFLMAFPNLLGLYFLSRILRLEVLRLRKRIDAGVMREITPTELQVGMGDHEPTAEQIRAAEAGRRRKRDKLREVRDSLRAKKMERAERGD; encoded by the coding sequence ATGAATCCCATAATTGAAAATTCAGCCCAGATCCATGACACCGCTGTCTTGGATGCCTTCCCGATCAGTGCCGATCGGCTGACTCTCTCCTCACCTGCCGCGAACATTTCGGCAACGACAGATATCACGGCCGCCGGCGGCGTCGACCAGGCGATCGAATCGTTCTTCGGCCCGATTGCCGAAGCGTTCAGCAACGTTGTCTTCTACGAGCTGCCCATAGGCGGAGTGGGGATCCCCCTCATCGTCGTCTGGCTCATGGCAGCCGCGGTCTTCCTCACCATCTACCTGCGATTTCAGCCGATCACCGGGATCAAGTACTCGGTCGGCATCATTCGCGGACGCTTCACCCGCAAGACCGACCCCGGTCAGGTCTCGAGCTTCCAGGCCCTGGCCACCGAACTCTCCGGCACGGTGGGGCTGGGCAACATCGCCGGTGTCGCCGTCGCAATCACCGTCGGCGGACCCGGTGCCGCCCTCTGGATCATCATCTTCGGCTTCTTCGCGATGACGGTGAAGATGGCCGAAGCCACTCTCGGCGTGAAATACCGCAAAGTCCACGCCGATGGGACCGTCTCCGGCGGGCCCATGTACTACCTGCGAGATGGTCTGGCGGAGATCGGTCGTCCCAAGCTCGGTAAGTTCCTCGCAGTCTTCTATGCCGCGACCACCGTCATCGGTGTCATCGGAGCGGGCAACCTGTTCCAGGCCAACCAGGCCGCGGCGATCCTCGTCAAGGCTACCGGTGGCGAATCAAGTTTCCTCGACGGCAAGCTGTGGCTCATCGGCGTTGTCATCGCGGCCATGACGGCACTGGTCATCCTCGGTGGGATCAAGAAGATCGGCCAGTGGACGTCGAAGCTGACTCCGATGATGGCGATCCTCTACTTCCTCAGCGTCATCGTGATCCTCGTCCTGAATGTCGGCGAGATCCCTCATGCCTTCGCGCTTATGTTCACCGGTGCCTTCAGTCCTGACGGCCTCACCGGCGGTATCATCGGTGTCGCGATCGTCGGCATTCAGCGTGCGCTGTTCTCCAGCGCCGCCGGCGTCGGTTCGGCCGGTATGGCCCACGCCGCATCGAAGACGACGAAGCCGGCGACCGAGGGCTTCGTGGCGATGTGGGAGCCGCTCATCGACTCCGTCATCATCTGCACCCTGACCTCCTTGGCGATCATCACCACTGGGCTCTACGGTTCGAGCTCGGCGGATGGAATCGGACTGACCTCGGAGGCGTTCGCGACGGTGACCGGATGGTTCCCGATCCTGCTCACGATCTGTGTTGTGCTCTTCGCGTTCTCGACGATCCTCGCCTACGGGTACTACGGCCAGCAGGCCCTGGGATACCTGACGGGGAATTCGAAGAAGGCAGACAAGGCCTATCAGGTCTTCTGGATTCTGGCCGTCATCGTCGGGGCCTCCATGTCACTCGACTCCGTCATCGCGTTCTCCGACGCGATCTTCTTCCTCATGGCCTTCCCCAACCTGCTGGGACTCTACTTCCTGTCGAGGATCCTGCGACTGGAGGTCCTGCGCCTGCGCAAGAGGATCGATGCCGGTGTGATGCGGGAGATCACTCCCACAGAGCTGCAGGTCGGTATGGGCGATCATGAGCCGACTGCTGAGCAGATCAGAGCCGCCGAGGCGGGTCGCCGGCGCAAGCGAGACAAGCTGCGTGAGGTGCGGGATTCCCTCCGAGCTAAGAAGATGGAGCGCGCGGAGAGAGGCGACTGA
- a CDS encoding 8-oxoguanine deaminase, with protein MTTGIEPPAISNPSGSTMWLRNPMAVHLGRDIDPTQAAGGIVVDKQSGTIVELVPTGGEPSGGAQSVAEVVDASAHVITPGLINTHHHFYQTLTRAWAPVADLPLFGWLTNLYPVWARLTPKALELATTVAMAELLESGCTTAADHHYLFPTGMDDAIDIQVEVTRKLGLRAMLTRGSMSLGERDGGLPPQQTVQDADVILADSRRLVEAYHERGAGAQVQIGFAPCSPFSVTTELMRESAILAEELDVRLHTHLAETLDEEEFCRERFGLRTVDYLESVGWLTDRSWLAHGVHFDDEEITRLGEAGASVAHCPTSNMRLASGIARAVELEDAGVNVGLGVDGSASNDASNLIREVRQALYIQRLRYGSEDVTCARVLDWATRGSAAALGRDDIGGIEVGKQADLAMFRLDGLAFSGSHDPIPALVLCGAEKADRVMVAGQWRVLDGNAIGSDNVPLDKEALIAAHQEEARKLVAG; from the coding sequence ATGACCACAGGAATCGAACCCCCAGCAATCAGCAACCCATCCGGCTCCACGATGTGGCTGCGCAATCCCATGGCCGTCCACCTCGGGCGTGACATCGATCCGACTCAGGCCGCGGGTGGAATCGTCGTGGACAAGCAGTCCGGGACGATCGTCGAACTAGTTCCCACAGGTGGTGAGCCCTCCGGAGGAGCGCAGTCCGTCGCCGAGGTGGTCGATGCGAGTGCGCACGTCATCACTCCGGGGCTCATCAACACCCACCATCACTTCTACCAGACCCTGACTCGGGCCTGGGCTCCCGTGGCCGACCTGCCCCTGTTCGGGTGGCTGACCAATCTCTACCCCGTGTGGGCCCGACTGACACCGAAGGCCCTCGAATTGGCCACGACTGTGGCCATGGCCGAACTGCTGGAATCCGGGTGCACGACAGCAGCCGATCACCACTACCTGTTCCCGACCGGCATGGACGATGCGATCGACATCCAGGTCGAAGTGACCAGAAAGCTCGGCCTGCGCGCCATGCTCACCCGCGGATCCATGTCCCTGGGAGAAAGGGACGGCGGACTGCCGCCGCAGCAGACTGTGCAGGATGCTGACGTGATCCTTGCCGATTCCCGTCGGCTCGTGGAGGCCTATCACGAACGAGGCGCCGGGGCGCAGGTCCAGATCGGCTTCGCCCCGTGCTCACCCTTCTCCGTGACCACCGAACTCATGCGCGAGAGCGCGATCCTCGCCGAGGAGCTCGATGTTCGACTCCACACACACCTTGCGGAGACCCTCGACGAGGAGGAGTTCTGTCGGGAACGGTTCGGGCTGCGCACCGTCGACTACCTCGAGTCGGTTGGCTGGCTGACTGATCGATCCTGGTTGGCCCACGGTGTGCACTTCGACGATGAGGAGATCACCCGCCTCGGCGAGGCTGGTGCCTCCGTGGCACACTGCCCAACCTCGAACATGCGATTGGCCTCGGGCATCGCTCGGGCCGTTGAACTCGAGGACGCTGGGGTCAATGTGGGGCTCGGCGTCGACGGCTCGGCGTCGAACGATGCCTCGAACCTCATCCGCGAAGTCCGTCAAGCCCTCTACATCCAGCGTCTGCGCTACGGATCGGAAGACGTCACCTGCGCTCGTGTACTCGACTGGGCCACCCGCGGTTCCGCGGCGGCACTGGGCCGCGATGACATCGGAGGTATTGAGGTCGGCAAGCAGGCGGATCTGGCGATGTTCCGCCTCGACGGCCTCGCCTTCTCCGGCTCACACGATCCGATTCCTGCACTCGTCCTCTGCGGAGCCGAAAAGGCCGATCGGGTCATGGTCGCCGGTCAATGGCGCGTGCTCGACGGCAATGCCATCGGCTCCGACAACGTGCCCCTGGACAAGGAAGCTCTCATCGCGGCCCATCAGGAGGAGGCCCGCAAGCTCGTGGCCGGCTGA
- a CDS encoding type 1 glutamine amidotransferase: MSELRILVIEHEAGAGLERFGNWLTEAGAETVVLRPYLGDEIPNELDDYAALLVLGGSAGPFDDVDNPWLPQVRNLLQRSVAGEFPSFNICLGGELLAAATSAKIIRRDRPQIGIYDLHTTSAGEADPVFAALADFSSLVGETIPAVLFHQEEMELPDGGELLLTGSDAPVQGYRVGEFAWGTQFHPETDEAEIEQWLESDPLQLPAGKTPESIKAEVAEADVQLIRINRALAHSFVHYLLERQGAD, encoded by the coding sequence ATGAGTGAACTGAGAATTCTTGTCATCGAGCACGAAGCCGGTGCGGGCCTGGAGAGATTCGGCAACTGGCTGACCGAGGCCGGCGCCGAGACGGTCGTCCTGCGGCCCTACCTCGGCGACGAGATTCCCAACGAGCTCGACGACTACGCGGCTCTGCTCGTCCTCGGCGGTTCGGCCGGACCATTCGACGATGTGGACAACCCGTGGCTGCCCCAGGTCAGGAACCTGCTGCAGCGATCGGTGGCGGGAGAGTTCCCCAGCTTCAACATCTGCCTCGGTGGGGAGCTGCTGGCCGCGGCCACCTCGGCGAAGATCATCCGCCGGGATCGCCCACAGATCGGGATCTACGATCTGCACACCACCTCGGCGGGGGAGGCCGATCCGGTGTTCGCGGCGCTGGCAGACTTCTCATCACTCGTGGGCGAGACGATTCCGGCGGTCCTCTTCCACCAGGAGGAGATGGAGCTGCCCGACGGTGGCGAACTCCTGCTGACCGGGTCCGACGCCCCGGTCCAGGGTTACCGTGTCGGCGAATTCGCATGGGGTACCCAGTTCCACCCTGAAACGGACGAGGCCGAGATCGAACAATGGCTGGAATCGGACCCGCTCCAACTGCCTGCCGGTAAGACCCCTGAGTCGATCAAGGCTGAAGTCGCCGAGGCGGATGTTCAGCTTATCCGGATCAATCGAGCACTCGCCCACAGCTTCGTCCATTATCTGCTGGAACGTCAGGGAGCCGATTAG
- a CDS encoding NAD-dependent succinate-semialdehyde dehydrogenase, protein MSNVGSAAGGYRVENPATGEVVEKFDNATDAQIEETLDAARKGFLSWREKTVEDRAAIVNKVAAKFGERKEELAKIIAEEMGKPVAEGIEEAEFCEAIFNYYADNGPKFAADEPIESMSGGKAFIQRRPVGALLGIMPWNFPYYQVARFAAPNLVLGNTIILKHAEICPRSSAVIADIMKDAGIPDGVYNNVYATHEQIETIIADDRVEGVSLTGSERAGSAVAATAGKNLKKAVLELGGSDPYIVLDTDNMEEAVDTAWGTRLYNTGQVCNANKRMIVMDDIYDDFVSGLTKRAQDWTKGTPAEAGDGKYSPLSSRGAAENLRKQLDRAVEQGANLVGGELATDGSAYVSPAVLTGITSDMDAYREELFGPVATVYKVSSDDEALKLANDTRFGLGGAVFSKDEERAAKLAQRLDVGMSNVNTPGGEGAEIPFGGTKRSGFGRELGPYGMDEFVNKRMYYVAD, encoded by the coding sequence ATGAGCAATGTAGGCAGTGCTGCAGGCGGCTACCGTGTCGAGAACCCGGCCACGGGCGAGGTCGTCGAGAAGTTCGACAACGCCACTGACGCGCAGATCGAGGAGACCCTCGACGCGGCTCGCAAGGGCTTCCTGAGCTGGCGCGAGAAGACGGTCGAGGACCGCGCCGCGATCGTGAACAAGGTCGCCGCAAAGTTCGGTGAGCGCAAGGAAGAACTCGCGAAGATCATCGCCGAAGAGATGGGCAAGCCCGTCGCCGAAGGCATCGAAGAGGCCGAGTTCTGTGAGGCCATCTTCAACTACTACGCCGACAACGGACCCAAGTTCGCGGCCGATGAGCCCATCGAGTCGATGTCCGGTGGCAAGGCGTTCATCCAGCGTCGTCCAGTCGGAGCGCTTCTGGGCATCATGCCCTGGAACTTCCCGTACTACCAGGTCGCACGCTTCGCTGCGCCTAACCTCGTGCTCGGCAACACGATCATCCTCAAGCATGCCGAGATCTGCCCCCGGTCATCGGCTGTGATTGCCGACATCATGAAGGACGCAGGCATCCCCGACGGCGTGTACAACAATGTCTACGCCACGCATGAGCAGATTGAGACCATCATCGCTGATGACCGGGTCGAAGGCGTATCGCTGACGGGCTCCGAGCGCGCCGGTTCAGCCGTGGCCGCCACCGCTGGCAAGAACCTGAAGAAGGCAGTCCTCGAGCTCGGCGGCTCCGACCCCTACATCGTCCTCGACACGGACAACATGGAAGAGGCCGTCGACACCGCGTGGGGCACCCGCCTCTACAACACCGGCCAGGTCTGCAACGCGAACAAGCGCATGATCGTCATGGACGACATCTACGACGACTTCGTGTCCGGACTGACCAAGCGCGCCCAGGACTGGACCAAGGGCACCCCCGCCGAGGCTGGTGACGGCAAGTACTCACCGCTGTCCTCGCGCGGTGCCGCGGAGAACCTGCGCAAGCAGCTCGACCGTGCGGTCGAGCAGGGCGCGAACCTCGTCGGCGGCGAGCTCGCCACCGATGGTTCGGCCTACGTCTCGCCGGCTGTGCTGACCGGGATCACCTCGGACATGGACGCCTACCGTGAGGAACTCTTCGGGCCTGTGGCCACCGTCTATAAGGTGAGCAGCGACGACGAGGCGCTCAAGCTGGCCAATGACACGCGCTTCGGCCTCGGCGGTGCTGTGTTCTCGAAGGACGAAGAGCGTGCCGCGAAGCTCGCTCAGCGCCTCGACGTGGGCATGTCGAACGTCAACACCCCCGGTGGCGAGGGTGCGGAGATTCCATTCGGCGGCACCAAGCGTTCGGGCTTCGGCCGCGAGCTGGGTCCCTACGGCATGGATGAGTTCGTCAACAAGCGCATGTACTACGTCGCTGACTGA
- a CDS encoding 1-aminocyclopropane-1-carboxylate deaminase: MAITDFERYPLTFGPSPVHELKRLSDHLGGAQVWAKREDVNSGLAFGGNKTRKLEYIVPDILASGADTLVSIGGYQSNHTRQVAAVAAHLGMKSRLVQERWVDWDDPVNDKVGNIELSRIMGADVHLDSAGFDIGIRSSWENAIAEVEATGGKPYPIPAGASEHKFGALGFVNWAYEVAEQEKELDVFFDTILVCTVTGSTHAGMIAGFAALEAAGGPKRQVIGIDASATLDKTRDQVKRIANNAGELIGLGREITEADVDIRPGWEGPAYGIPDESTVNAIRTTAQLEGVILDPVYEGKSMAGLLDLVGQGTVVKDSTVLYAHLGGQLALNAYSSIF, from the coding sequence ATGGCCATCACAGATTTCGAACGCTACCCCCTGACCTTCGGGCCCAGCCCGGTCCACGAGCTGAAGCGACTCAGCGACCACCTTGGCGGGGCTCAGGTCTGGGCCAAGCGTGAGGACGTGAACTCCGGGCTCGCATTCGGCGGCAATAAGACCCGCAAGCTCGAATACATCGTCCCGGACATTCTCGCCTCCGGAGCGGACACGCTCGTCTCCATCGGCGGATACCAGTCGAATCACACGCGGCAGGTCGCAGCCGTCGCGGCTCACCTCGGAATGAAGTCGCGCCTCGTGCAGGAGCGCTGGGTCGACTGGGACGATCCGGTCAACGACAAGGTCGGCAACATCGAGCTCTCCCGCATCATGGGTGCTGACGTGCACCTCGACTCGGCGGGATTCGACATCGGCATCCGCTCCAGCTGGGAGAACGCCATCGCCGAGGTTGAAGCCACAGGCGGCAAGCCATACCCGATCCCGGCGGGTGCCTCCGAGCACAAGTTCGGCGCACTCGGCTTCGTCAACTGGGCCTACGAGGTGGCGGAGCAGGAGAAGGAACTCGACGTCTTCTTCGACACCATCCTCGTGTGCACGGTGACCGGCTCGACCCACGCGGGAATGATCGCAGGGTTCGCGGCCCTGGAGGCTGCTGGAGGCCCCAAGCGCCAGGTCATCGGCATCGACGCCTCCGCGACCCTGGACAAGACCCGTGACCAGGTCAAACGGATCGCAAACAATGCAGGTGAGCTCATCGGCCTCGGTCGCGAGATCACCGAAGCAGACGTTGACATCCGTCCCGGATGGGAAGGCCCCGCCTACGGCATTCCCGACGAGTCGACCGTGAATGCGATCCGCACCACCGCCCAGCTCGAAGGCGTCATCCTCGACCCCGTTTACGAGGGCAAGTCGATGGCTGGTCTTCTCGACCTGGTCGGTCAGGGTACGGTGGTGAAGGATTCCACTGTCCTCTACGCTCACCTCGGCGGTCAGTTGGCGCTCAACGCCTACAGCTCGATCTTCTGA
- a CDS encoding GntR family transcriptional regulator, with product MPIPTNAPVPQRRLLRDDVYRSIRDAIVRGQLAPGEQLRDQELGAWLQVSRTPVREALQRLAQAGLVVAEPGRVTRVAPENPDAVVNARQIAAQLHALAMSLAFPRLNEDDVAEMEAANDRLATALSGSDIDAAIAADDAFHEVALSRSGNPLIPDHLEVVTATLRRTEYLHFDSVKGSASPEQHVEIITAVRTGDFDRAVELTRENWSTLAGHGTD from the coding sequence GTGCCGATTCCCACGAATGCGCCGGTTCCGCAGCGGAGACTGCTGCGTGACGATGTCTATCGCTCGATTCGCGATGCCATCGTCCGCGGCCAGCTAGCGCCCGGGGAGCAGCTGCGCGACCAGGAGTTAGGCGCCTGGCTGCAGGTCTCCCGCACTCCCGTCCGCGAAGCACTCCAGCGACTGGCACAGGCTGGGTTGGTTGTCGCCGAGCCGGGACGGGTGACCCGCGTGGCCCCGGAGAACCCGGATGCGGTCGTCAACGCCCGCCAGATCGCCGCCCAGCTGCACGCCTTGGCAATGAGCCTCGCCTTCCCCCGGCTGAATGAGGACGATGTCGCAGAAATGGAAGCCGCCAATGATCGGCTGGCAACGGCACTGAGTGGTTCCGACATCGATGCAGCCATCGCCGCCGACGACGCGTTTCACGAAGTGGCCCTGTCACGCAGCGGCAATCCGCTCATCCCTGATCATCTCGAGGTCGTCACCGCGACACTGCGCCGCACGGAATACCTGCACTTCGATTCCGTCAAGGGATCGGCCTCACCTGAACAGCACGTTGAGATCATCACCGCGGTGCGCACCGGGGACTTCGACCGCGCGGTGGAGCTGACCCGCGAGAACTGGTCCACCCTCGCCGGGCACGGCACCGACTGA
- a CDS encoding transketolase-like TK C-terminal-containing protein has translation MHRPATDQTDELHQFETSLQVSPPDANDRPLRASASGEDTVLDEIAQRVLWLATSIIDRANRGRANSDGVKVGGHQSSSASMTGIMTALWFSQMRSIDRVSVKPHASPVLHAINYLLGDLDVGHLDTLRSRGGLQPYPSRTKDPDTVDFSTGSVGIGATAPIWAALSHRYASDRFPDTPTAGRFYSLLGDAEMDEGAVWEAIIDPEVRSLGELVWIVDLNRQSLDRVIPDVQVRRLQGMFDAAGWQVLTCPWGRRLEAVFAAPGGQALKDRLVSMPNPEYQRLLRAHPTEVHERLLAGLGETDAAALRRVIDDFDADSLASLIRDLGGHDLGQLVDTFEHIDDGRPSVIFAYTIKGKGLATEGHPGNHAAQLTEAQMRELAAASGMELDDPWQTFASDSAAGRLCTETADRLRRVDHETHTVAEVPVELGFTPKSIISTQAALGRFLSDLKHVAPEVAHRVVTVSPDVATSTNLGGWINKTGIWSPAGREDWFSDDRERVLKWEEGSGGQHIEMGIAEINLVSLAGELGLTGSRWGQPLLPIATIYDPFINRALEPWTFSLYAGGRSIMVGTPSGVSLAPEGGAHQSFNTPSVTLEIPGLTSWEPAFAQDLEWTLLEALREMADPDGDSAYFRLTTRPVSQDLAAVPSDPLLRQRRREQVIAGGYRLSAHPASQDQVTLVGAGAIMTEVIEAASRLESLGVRAGIVCLSSPSKIFRAVQERSRVNSTSRSAIADELFPSAHPAPLVTVLDGHPHTLAFLAGVRGDRTRNLGVTEFGQASSVSEAYEIHGIDAGSIASSALDLVGR, from the coding sequence ATGCACAGGCCAGCCACGGACCAGACTGACGAGCTCCACCAGTTCGAGACGTCACTCCAGGTCAGCCCGCCGGATGCGAATGACAGGCCACTGCGAGCCTCGGCTTCGGGCGAGGACACGGTCCTCGATGAGATCGCGCAGCGGGTTCTGTGGCTGGCCACCTCGATCATCGACCGGGCCAACCGAGGTCGGGCCAACAGCGATGGGGTCAAGGTCGGTGGGCACCAGTCTTCCTCGGCCTCGATGACGGGCATCATGACCGCACTGTGGTTTTCGCAGATGCGCTCGATCGACCGTGTTTCGGTCAAGCCCCACGCCTCACCGGTGCTGCATGCGATCAACTACCTCCTCGGCGATCTCGACGTGGGTCATCTCGACACACTGCGCTCTCGCGGTGGTCTGCAGCCCTACCCCTCGCGGACGAAGGACCCGGACACCGTCGACTTCTCGACCGGATCCGTGGGCATCGGGGCCACCGCGCCGATCTGGGCGGCGCTGTCGCACCGCTATGCCTCAGACCGGTTCCCCGATACTCCGACCGCTGGCCGCTTCTACTCCCTGCTGGGGGACGCGGAGATGGACGAGGGTGCGGTGTGGGAGGCCATCATCGACCCCGAGGTGCGCTCCCTCGGGGAACTCGTGTGGATCGTCGATCTCAACCGCCAGTCCCTTGACCGCGTCATTCCGGACGTGCAGGTCAGGCGCCTGCAGGGCATGTTCGACGCCGCCGGCTGGCAGGTGCTGACCTGCCCCTGGGGGCGAAGGCTCGAAGCCGTGTTCGCCGCCCCGGGCGGGCAGGCGCTCAAGGACCGCCTCGTGTCGATGCCCAATCCCGAGTACCAGCGACTCCTGCGCGCCCATCCCACCGAGGTCCACGAGCGACTGCTCGCCGGCTTGGGTGAGACCGATGCCGCGGCGCTGCGGCGCGTGATCGATGACTTCGACGCCGATTCCCTCGCGTCCCTCATCCGCGACCTCGGCGGGCACGATCTGGGCCAGCTCGTCGACACCTTCGAGCACATCGACGATGGTCGACCCTCCGTGATCTTCGCCTACACGATCAAGGGGAAGGGTTTGGCCACGGAGGGCCACCCGGGCAACCATGCCGCACAGCTCACCGAAGCCCAGATGCGTGAGCTCGCGGCGGCCTCGGGCATGGAGCTCGACGATCCCTGGCAGACGTTCGCGTCCGACTCAGCGGCCGGCCGCCTGTGCACCGAGACCGCCGATCGCCTGCGTCGGGTGGACCACGAAACGCACACCGTCGCTGAGGTGCCGGTCGAGTTGGGCTTCACCCCGAAGTCGATCATCTCCACGCAGGCGGCACTGGGCCGGTTCCTCTCCGATCTCAAGCACGTCGCTCCCGAGGTGGCCCACCGGGTCGTGACCGTGAGTCCGGACGTGGCGACGTCGACCAACCTCGGCGGGTGGATCAACAAAACAGGAATCTGGTCCCCGGCCGGCCGCGAGGACTGGTTCTCCGACGATCGGGAGCGGGTCCTCAAGTGGGAGGAGGGATCGGGTGGGCAGCACATCGAGATGGGCATCGCCGAGATCAACCTCGTGTCCTTGGCCGGTGAGCTGGGATTGACCGGGTCCCGGTGGGGTCAGCCGCTGCTGCCGATCGCCACGATCTACGACCCGTTCATCAACCGGGCGCTCGAGCCGTGGACCTTCAGCCTCTATGCCGGTGGGCGGTCGATCATGGTCGGCACACCCTCGGGCGTCAGTCTGGCGCCGGAGGGCGGGGCACACCAGTCCTTCAACACTCCCTCGGTCACCTTGGAGATCCCGGGACTGACGAGCTGGGAGCCTGCGTTCGCCCAGGACCTCGAGTGGACACTGCTTGAAGCGCTGCGGGAGATGGCCGATCCCGACGGAGACTCAGCCTACTTCCGACTCACGACGCGACCGGTGAGCCAGGACCTGGCCGCTGTGCCCAGTGATCCCCTGCTGCGTCAGCGCAGACGAGAACAGGTCATCGCCGGCGGCTACCGTCTCAGTGCACACCCGGCCAGCCAGGACCAGGTGACGCTGGTAGGTGCCGGGGCGATCATGACCGAAGTGATCGAGGCCGCCTCCAGGCTCGAATCGCTCGGGGTGCGGGCGGGCATCGTGTGCCTGAGCTCGCCGTCGAAGATCTTCCGCGCCGTCCAAGAGCGCTCCCGCGTGAACTCGACATCACGCTCGGCGATCGCCGATGAGCTCTTTCCGAGCGCGCACCCGGCCCCGCTCGTGACCGTCCTTGACGGTCATCCGCACACTCTGGCGTTCCTCGCCGGTGTGCGCGGGGACCGCACCCGCAACCTCGGTGTGACCGAATTCGGTCAGGCCTCCTCGGTGAGTGAGGCATACGAGATCCACGGGATCGATGCGGGCTCGATCGCGTCGAGCGCGCTTGATCTTGTGGGTCGGTGA
- a CDS encoding DUF2871 domain-containing protein, with product MKKIFNAAFAYMIIGVLAGLFYREFTKANDFPEGDFTQLGVVHTHLLTLGFIVLLLVLVLDKVFALSGTKLFSWFFWTYNVGIVLTAGMMVWHGMLTVLGQESTAMIAGIAGLGHIALSVGMVLLFLSLRKAIVAGKAVAEPSARSIDD from the coding sequence ATGAAGAAGATATTCAACGCGGCATTCGCATACATGATCATCGGCGTCCTCGCGGGACTGTTCTACCGGGAGTTCACCAAGGCCAACGACTTCCCAGAGGGAGACTTCACCCAGCTGGGTGTCGTCCACACCCACCTGCTGACGCTCGGCTTCATCGTCCTCCTCCTTGTCCTCGTCCTCGACAAGGTCTTCGCCCTCTCCGGCACGAAGCTCTTCTCCTGGTTCTTCTGGACCTACAACGTGGGCATCGTCCTCACCGCCGGCATGATGGTCTGGCACGGAATGCTGACCGTCCTCGGCCAGGAGTCCACCGCCATGATCGCCGGCATCGCCGGACTCGGCCACATCGCGCTGTCGGTCGGCATGGTTCTGCTCTTCCTGTCACTGCGGAAGGCGATCGTCGCCGGCAAGGCCGTAGCCGAGCCCTCCGCTCGCTCGATCGACGACTGA